In Rhodothermus sp., the genomic stretch TTCGGTTTTGGATTCGCGGCGTCCTCCTTCCAGGATAACCACCTCGTCCAGTAGCAGCTGAGCGACGGTAGCGCTGTCGCCCTGCGCGAGTGCTTCATGAAAGCGCGTAACGGTCTGCTGAACCGCGGTGGTATCCGGGGATGGGAGGCAAGGAAGTAGGCCGATCAGGATAGCGAAAAGTCCGAACATGATAAATACCGTGGGTTAGGTTGAGAGATTTCGCTGAGTGTCCCGGCATTAATAAGGATAGCGATTGGTTTGCCTGCAAGGCAAGCCGGTGTAAAGGGTTGGAGCACAAATTGCACTTCAGCGATACAGAATGGTGTTTTTTCAGGGAGACGTTAGCCGGCGTTGTACGCACACCTGCAGCGCTGGAAGGTCTACGTGCTTGCCATGGCGACACCATAGACAGCTGCAGTCGGTCTCCTGGCATGCCTGCTCGCGCAGCGTTGGCAGAAGACGATGTCGGGCTACGCGGTAAAGCCGCCGTTTGAAGGTAGAAGGCCGATAGTGACGCCGTAGCTCCTGTAATACATTCGACTGACTGAGCTGTCTTAGCATCCAGCTATAGCCATGATTGCCCAGCTGGTTATAGAGGAACCGATTGGCCAGCGACGTCTGCATCCAAGGGACGAGATACTTCTGGCACCAGGCATTGTAGTCTGCCTGCTCCAGAATAGCACGGGCGGCCAGATATCCAGACCAGAGCGCGTATCGAAGGCCGAAGCCCCAGAGGGCATCCTGGAAACCGGCCCGCTCGCCCACAAAGTAGACCCGGTTGCCGCGCGTCCAGGAATCTCGGATGAAAAAGTTTACATATCCGCCGAAAACACGGGGGTTGCGCACCGACATTCGTATAACCTGACTGACCGTTTCTAACGTGCGTTCAAAGTACACACGGGCCAGCGGGAAGTCGTCAAACACGCAGGTTGCCAGGGTCGCTCGTCCCTGATGCACGAGCAGATAAGCATAGCCCCGAGGGGCAATGCGATCGTCCAGAAATCCATAGCAGGCATCTGGGTGGTCGGTCTCGAAAACCAGTCCCCGTGCAATGGCATCAGCTGCGTGGGGGCCGGTCGCCACAATGACAGCGGAGCCGGTGATTCGTTCGACACGCTGTCGAAAATGGAGGGTAACGCCGGCCTCCAGGGCCTGCTGCTTTAACCCCTGGTCCAGGGAACCGGGCTGAGGACCCCGCTCGATCAAATAGAACCAGGGGCGTTGCGTGCGAATCGGGAAAGCCTCCAGGCTTGGATCATAGAAAATGCCCTCGGTGTAAGGAATGCAGCGAAAGTTGATTTCAAGGCCCAGAGAGGCCAGAAAGTCGCATACATCCTCTTCGGTGGACCAGTTTTCGAGTCCCTGAAAGTCGCCATGGAAGCGGGCGCCGACTTCAGGTGCCTGCTCGAAAACTTCTACCTTAGCTCCGCCACGGGCAAGGGTTATTGCGGCTGTCAGACCCGCAGGGCCTGCTCCAATTACCTGTACATCTGAGCGGGTATTCATGTGTTTGCTCCTTGTTCGATAAGCTGAAGCGTTCCTTTCAGGCGTCCTCGCATGCAGGAAAACGTGTAGATGCCCGCGTTGGTAGCAGGCAGTTCAATGTGTACCACGGATGTTTTTCCGAAAGAAACCTTCCGGCCCCAGGACAACAGGTGTAGTCGATGGGTGCACAGGGGCGCTGCTGGATGCCGGTGGAAGATGAGGCGAATGGGGTGATGCGCAACGCCCAGGATGCGTCGCGGATGAAATCCATCCGCTTCTATCCGAATATGGGCTTCCTGGAATCCGTCCGGCCCGGGTTGGAGGCGCACGCGGCGTCCGGGCCAGGGCCATAAGAGCAAGGCCAGTAGTAAAATGCCACCCACTCCGACGAGTAAAAGCGCCAGCATGGTGCTCAGGGGTTAGCACCTCGGTGTCCATAAAGAAAGACGCCCGCAGGGCGTCTTTCTTACAGCAGCACCAGGGTGAACGCGAGGTTATTTCTCTACCTTCAGAAAGCGGGCGTTGATCGAGACAATCACGGTGCTGGCCGACATAAAGACTGCTGCCACCGCCGGACCCAGCAGCAGGCCCAGCTTGTAGAGCACACCGGCAGCCAGCGGAATAGCAACGATGTTATAGCCGGCTGCCCACCAGAGGTTTTGTACCATTTTGCGGTAGGTGGCCCGGCTCAGCCGAAGGATTGAGACTACATCGCGCGGGTCATTACGCACAAGTACAATGTCGGCCGTCTCAATCGCCACGTCGGTGCCTGCTCCAATTGCGATACCTACATCAGCCTGGGCCAGGGCGGGGGCGTCGTTGATGCCATCGCCCACCATTGCCACACGCAGACCGCGTCGCTGCACTTCTTTGACCTTGGCCGCTTTCTGGTCAGGAAGTACTTCGGCGAAGTAGTCGTCCAGGCCAATCTCACGGGCAACCCAGGCGGCCACACGACGGTTATCGCCCGTGAGCATCATGACCTGCAGGCCCATCTGTTTGAGCTGTTTTACAGCCTCTCGTGATTCGGGTCGGATCACATCAGCCAGGGCAATGGCGCCCAGCACCTGGCCATCGCGGACAACGAACACTACCGTCTTGCCCTGTTCAGCCAGGGCATCAACCCGCGCATCCTGAACCTCCAGCCCATGCTCGCGCAGGTAGCCCGGGCTGACAACGCGGATATCCTGACCATTGACGCGAGCACGGGCGCCTTTACCGGGAATGGCCTGGAAGTCTTCAGCCTCAGGGGGCTGGGCTACGGCCTCTACAATACCCCGGGCGATGGGATGTTCGGAATGTTGCTCAACCGCTGCGGCCAACTGGAGCATTTCCTCTTCACTCACGCCGTCCTGGAAGACCAGCGTATCGGTGACCCCAAAACGTCCTTCGGTCAATGTGCCTGTTTTGTCAAAAATCACAGCCTGCAGATTACGCGCATTTTCAAAGGCCGTCCGATCGCGAATAAGCAGTCCATGTTGGGCGGAAAGGGCCGTAGAGACCGCCACGACAAGAGGTACGGCCAGCCCCAGTGCATGGGGGCAGGCAATTACCATGACGGTTACCATCCGTTCGAGTGCAAAATCGAAGGGCTGGCCGATCAGTAACGTCCAGACCGCCAGCGTCAGTCCACCTCCCCCCAGCGCTACGATCGTCAGCCATCGCGCAGCCCGGTTGGCCAGGTCCTGCGTGCGGGATTTAGCCTCCTGCGCCTGTCGCACCAGCTCAATTACCTGCGACAGGTAGCTTTCCGCGCCCGTCTTCTGTACCTCGACCACCAGCGAGCCTTCTCCATTGATGGCACCGCCAATGACGGTGTCGCCAACTTTCTTTTCAACCGGAGCCGATTCCCCGGTCAGCAGGGCCTCATTGACGGTGGTATGCCCTTCGACGATCACACCATCGGCCGGAATTTTTTCGCCAGGGCGTACCAGTACGCGGTCTCCCGTGTGAAGTTGGTCCAGCGGAACGTCCTGAACGGAGCCATCCGGCAACACCTTGTGCGCTTCCGACGGCATCAGGCGGGCCAGTTCTTCCAGGGCACGGGAGGCTCCCAGCACCGAACGCATTTCAATCCAGTGCCCCAGCAACATCACATCAATCAGCGTAGCCAGCTCCCAGAAGAAGATCTTGCCCGCCAACCCAAACACTACCGCGCTGGAGTAGAGATAGGCTGTAGCAATAGCGATCGCAATGAGCGTCATCATACCGGGGTTACGCTGGCGCAGCTCATCGAACAGGCCTTTCAGGAAAGGCCAGCCCCCGTAGAAAAACACGACGGAGGACAACGCCCAGAGCACCAACAGATCGCCTGGAAAGCGCAGCGCATCGCCCAGTCCGAGGAAAGACTGGATCATGGGCGAAAGTGCCAGAATAGGAATCGTTAGTACCAGCGAGATCCAGAAGCGACGCCGGAAGTCCGCCACCATGTGCGCATGATGCGCATGGTGGTCGTGATGCTCATGATGCTTGTGGTGATCATGATGATGTGCATGCGTCTCCTGTACGGTCGCCGCTTCCGCTTGGGAGGGTGCATGATGCGCGTGATGCGCCGGTGGATGGTCTTTGTGTTCGTGAGACCCATGTTCCATATGCGAACGATTGGCACCGGTCATGGCTCTTTCCGGTTAGGTTAGCAGTCACAGTCAAAGTAACTATAATGGGGACAGGAAATACAGGCAGCCTCCAGACGCTGTCGAAGCTGACGGCGAGCCCGATGAAGCCGCACGTGCAGGTTGTTCGGGGTAATGCCTAATTCCTCTGCCACCTCTT encodes the following:
- a CDS encoding heavy metal translocating P-type ATPase encodes the protein MTGANRSHMEHGSHEHKDHPPAHHAHHAPSQAEAATVQETHAHHHDHHKHHEHHDHHAHHAHMVADFRRRFWISLVLTIPILALSPMIQSFLGLGDALRFPGDLLVLWALSSVVFFYGGWPFLKGLFDELRQRNPGMMTLIAIAIATAYLYSSAVVFGLAGKIFFWELATLIDVMLLGHWIEMRSVLGASRALEELARLMPSEAHKVLPDGSVQDVPLDQLHTGDRVLVRPGEKIPADGVIVEGHTTVNEALLTGESAPVEKKVGDTVIGGAINGEGSLVVEVQKTGAESYLSQVIELVRQAQEAKSRTQDLANRAARWLTIVALGGGGLTLAVWTLLIGQPFDFALERMVTVMVIACPHALGLAVPLVVAVSTALSAQHGLLIRDRTAFENARNLQAVIFDKTGTLTEGRFGVTDTLVFQDGVSEEEMLQLAAAVEQHSEHPIARGIVEAVAQPPEAEDFQAIPGKGARARVNGQDIRVVSPGYLREHGLEVQDARVDALAEQGKTVVFVVRDGQVLGAIALADVIRPESREAVKQLKQMGLQVMMLTGDNRRVAAWVAREIGLDDYFAEVLPDQKAAKVKEVQRRGLRVAMVGDGINDAPALAQADVGIAIGAGTDVAIETADIVLVRNDPRDVVSILRLSRATYRKMVQNLWWAAGYNIVAIPLAAGVLYKLGLLLGPAVAAVFMSASTVIVSINARFLKVEK
- a CDS encoding NAD(P)/FAD-dependent oxidoreductase, with the protein product MNTRSDVQVIGAGPAGLTAAITLARGGAKVEVFEQAPEVGARFHGDFQGLENWSTEEDVCDFLASLGLEINFRCIPYTEGIFYDPSLEAFPIRTQRPWFYLIERGPQPGSLDQGLKQQALEAGVTLHFRQRVERITGSAVIVATGPHAADAIARGLVFETDHPDACYGFLDDRIAPRGYAYLLVHQGRATLATCVFDDFPLARVYFERTLETVSQVIRMSVRNPRVFGGYVNFFIRDSWTRGNRVYFVGERAGFQDALWGFGLRYALWSGYLAARAILEQADYNAWCQKYLVPWMQTSLANRFLYNQLGNHGYSWMLRQLSQSNVLQELRRHYRPSTFKRRLYRVARHRLLPTLREQACQETDCSCLWCRHGKHVDLPALQVCVQRRLTSP